One window from the genome of Candidatus Synechococcus calcipolaris G9 encodes:
- a CDS encoding sigma-70 family RNA polymerase sigma factor: protein MTSTIPISWPSVEETYFRVTVPLTKLTPHELVLRCQSGATPDRAAFTELLRRHQSHIERVMYHLAPDWDDRADLVQEVWIRVYRNIKKLQDPSKFRGWLSRIATNLFYDELRKRKRHQTPLSLDAPLQTMDGELNWEIAAPDPGPDDALTTGEFYEQLRQAIAALPETFRTTIVLREIEGLTYEDIAQITGVSLGTVKSRIARARQRLQSELQPHLDGF, encoded by the coding sequence ATGACATCCACGATCCCTATTTCTTGGCCCAGTGTTGAGGAGACCTATTTCAGGGTGACTGTGCCGCTAACTAAACTTACTCCCCATGAGTTGGTTTTACGCTGTCAGAGCGGAGCAACCCCCGATCGCGCTGCCTTTACCGAGCTACTCCGTCGGCATCAATCCCACATTGAACGGGTCATGTACCATTTGGCTCCAGACTGGGATGATCGGGCAGATTTAGTCCAAGAAGTGTGGATTCGGGTTTATCGCAATATTAAAAAGCTTCAGGATCCGAGTAAGTTTCGCGGCTGGTTGAGTCGCATTGCCACCAACCTGTTTTACGATGAACTACGCAAACGGAAACGGCATCAGACTCCCCTTTCCCTGGATGCCCCCCTACAGACCATGGACGGGGAACTCAACTGGGAAATTGCTGCCCCAGACCCTGGCCCCGACGATGCCCTAACCACCGGTGAATTCTATGAGCAACTGCGTCAGGCGATCGCCGCCTTGCCGGAAACCTTTCGTACCACGATCGTCCTCCGGGAAATTGAGGGACTAACCTACGAAGACATTGCCCAAATTACCGGGGTCTCCCTGGGCACCGTGAAGTCGCGCATCGCCCGGGCCCGGCAACGACTTCAAAGTGAACTTCAGCCCCATCTCGATGGCTTCTAG
- a CDS encoding Uma2 family endonuclease, whose amino-acid sequence MPLVQRHTNFTPEEYLEIERISPIKHEYYQGQLVAMAGASKAHVIIVGNFSALLVNHLRGTGCLPYATDMKVRLPDLGIFYYSDIAVTCDEHDRNSEEDFILHPKLIVEVLSESTEAFDRGDKFADYKTIPELQEYVLVHQKQLLVERFERKSNNLWMPQIVRDRDILELKSIGFSGMVATLYENTNLLT is encoded by the coding sequence ATGCCCCTAGTTCAACGCCATACTAATTTCACCCCTGAAGAATACCTGGAAATTGAGCGGATTAGTCCAATTAAGCATGAATATTACCAGGGACAACTAGTGGCGATGGCTGGGGCCAGCAAGGCTCACGTTATTATTGTGGGCAATTTCTCGGCTCTATTAGTAAACCATCTTCGGGGTACGGGCTGTTTGCCCTATGCCACTGATATGAAAGTACGGTTGCCTGATCTGGGTATTTTCTACTATTCAGATATTGCCGTTACCTGCGATGAACATGATCGCAACTCTGAGGAAGATTTCATTCTTCATCCTAAGCTGATTGTGGAGGTATTATCAGAGTCCACAGAAGCCTTTGACCGGGGGGATAAGTTTGCGGACTATAAAACAATTCCAGAACTACAAGAATACGTTCTTGTTCACCAAAAGCAACTGTTAGTAGAACGGTTTGAGCGCAAGTCGAATAATCTTTGGATGCCTCAAATTGTTCGCGATAGAGACATCCTTGAGCTTAAGAGCATAGGGTTTTCGGGCATGGTTGCAACTCTATACGAGAATACGAATCTGCTGACTTAG
- a CDS encoding aminotransferase class V-fold PLP-dependent enzyme, whose protein sequence is MAFATSDILACRQVYPALRGKTYLNYGGQGPLCEMAWQVLQEGYDHIQTQGPFASRVFPWISCQLQTLRQSLALLLGTTPATIALTDSVTMGCNIAMWGLNWQPGDHLLISNCEHPGVLAIAAQLEHRLGITVDIVPLWPYVENVASHLEGYLHPRTRLLVISHLLWNSGQILPLKEIVDRCHHNGTQVLADGAQSVGMIPLDLPGLGVDYYAFTGHKWCCGPGGLGGMYIHPDQIDQLEPTFVGWRGIHQNRQGLPAGWKEDASRYEVATIAFPLIPALTAALEVHQGWGGVGDRHQRICELSDYLWQNLQQLPGITCLSPVPPPSGLISFQLADGRHGELVEFLEAENVLVREILNPPAVRACVHYFSLRQECDLFLERVASFLA, encoded by the coding sequence ATGGCTTTTGCAACATCTGATATTTTGGCCTGCCGGCAGGTCTACCCCGCCCTCAGGGGAAAAACCTACCTAAATTATGGTGGCCAGGGGCCCCTATGTGAGATGGCATGGCAAGTGCTTCAGGAGGGCTACGACCATATCCAAACCCAGGGTCCCTTTGCCTCGCGGGTTTTTCCTTGGATTTCGTGCCAACTCCAGACCCTACGCCAGTCCCTGGCACTTCTTTTAGGGACGACGCCGGCAACGATCGCCCTGACGGATTCAGTGACAATGGGCTGCAATATTGCCATGTGGGGTCTGAATTGGCAACCAGGGGATCATTTACTCATTAGTAACTGTGAGCATCCTGGAGTTTTGGCGATCGCGGCCCAATTGGAACATCGCCTCGGCATTACCGTCGATATTGTGCCCCTGTGGCCCTACGTGGAGAATGTGGCATCCCACCTAGAGGGCTATCTTCATCCCCGCACTCGTTTACTTGTAATTAGCCATTTGCTCTGGAACAGTGGCCAGATTTTGCCCCTGAAAGAGATTGTGGATCGGTGTCATCACAATGGAACCCAGGTTTTGGCGGATGGGGCCCAAAGTGTGGGGATGATTCCCCTAGATTTACCAGGGTTAGGGGTTGACTACTATGCCTTTACGGGCCATAAGTGGTGCTGCGGCCCTGGGGGATTGGGGGGGATGTATATTCATCCTGATCAGATAGATCAACTTGAACCTACCTTTGTTGGCTGGCGAGGTATTCATCAAAATCGTCAGGGATTGCCCGCCGGTTGGAAAGAGGATGCCAGTCGCTATGAAGTGGCCACCATTGCCTTTCCCCTCATTCCGGCCCTAACGGCGGCCCTAGAGGTGCATCAGGGATGGGGGGGCGTGGGCGATCGCCACCAGCGCATTTGTGAATTGAGTGACTATCTCTGGCAAAATCTGCAACAGTTGCCGGGGATCACCTGTTTGAGTCCGGTACCACCCCCTTCCGGATTGATTTCCTTTCAGTTGGCCGATGGTCGCCATGGGGAACTGGTGGAATTCTTAGAGGCTGAAAATGTGCTGGTACGGGAGATTTTGAATCCCCCAGCGGTGCGAGCCTGTGTCCATTATTTTAGTTTGCGTCAGGAGTGTGATTTATTTTTGGAACGGGTGGCAAGCTTTTTAGCTTAG
- a CDS encoding rhodanese-like domain-containing protein → MSSLGAISVIELAERLGNGDDKLQLIDVREPEELAIAHIPGFLALPLSQFSDWSGQLATLLDPHKETLVLCHHGVRSAQFGQWLLHQGFTDVKNIVGGIEAYACHVDETMPRY, encoded by the coding sequence ATGAGTAGCTTAGGAGCCATCTCAGTCATTGAACTGGCTGAACGCTTAGGAAATGGGGATGACAAACTGCAACTCATTGATGTTCGTGAACCCGAAGAGTTAGCGATCGCCCATATTCCTGGTTTTTTAGCCCTACCCCTCAGTCAATTTTCCGATTGGTCGGGACAACTAGCTACCTTACTGGATCCCCACAAAGAAACCCTTGTCCTCTGCCACCATGGGGTGCGATCGGCCCAGTTTGGCCAATGGCTCCTTCATCAAGGCTTTACCGATGTCAAAAATATTGTCGGTGGCATTGAAGCCTATGCCTGCCATGTGGATGAAACGATGCCCCGATATTAA
- a CDS encoding ferredoxin-thioredoxin reductase variable chain — protein MADKTVLTVGTRVRVKSSIMVYHHPQHRNQPLDIKGMEGEIIAVLETWQGRVISPNFPYQVRFAPKFLAHLQPDELDVIEN, from the coding sequence GTGGCTGATAAAACTGTATTGACCGTGGGTACAAGGGTACGAGTCAAATCCTCAATTATGGTCTATCATCATCCTCAGCATCGCAATCAACCCCTTGATATTAAGGGTATGGAGGGGGAAATCATTGCCGTTCTAGAAACATGGCAAGGGCGGGTTATTAGTCCTAATTTTCCCTATCAAGTTCGCTTTGCCCCGAAATTTTTGGCCCATTTACAACCAGATGAACTGGACGTTATCGAAAATTAG
- a CDS encoding GNAT family N-acetyltransferase yields the protein MIRSIAYRDIEAVERLFADHSCHVATGTGDRPLGNLHQWYAPLQLLNILPGPSPLRVYVAEKADRLLGAIQVAPFNDSRSTWQVEQLGVMGEEGEVGTQLLRHCFSHILEARTWVLEVNIQNRFALSLYRQNGFQPLAQLTYWALSAAQLATLAEHEPKLPNLLSVTNADAALLCQLDTAAMPALVRQVFDRHNRDFKTGFFDWFRQGLQQWGSQTHLLRAYVFEPQRKAAIGYYALRYCQDGSHPHWAELTVHPAYTWLYPELLAQLAGLVRSLPANGLHLASTDYQPEREAYLEEIGAERMGHSLMMSRSVWHKVREVRSPLPEGLTLSEVLQGFQPSHRPQPGRIGHPPPHRFDSHHQQSQKPE from the coding sequence ATGATTCGCTCAATTGCCTACCGAGATATTGAAGCAGTGGAGCGTTTATTTGCTGACCATAGCTGTCATGTGGCCACTGGAACGGGCGATCGCCCATTGGGGAACCTCCATCAGTGGTATGCCCCTCTGCAACTTCTCAATATTTTGCCCGGCCCCTCGCCATTGCGGGTGTACGTGGCGGAAAAGGCCGATCGCCTCTTGGGGGCTATTCAAGTTGCGCCCTTCAATGATAGTCGTAGTACCTGGCAAGTCGAACAGTTAGGGGTCATGGGGGAAGAGGGAGAGGTGGGAACCCAACTCCTGCGCCACTGTTTTAGTCATATTCTAGAAGCCCGCACCTGGGTCTTAGAAGTCAATATTCAAAACCGCTTTGCCCTGAGCCTCTATCGTCAAAATGGCTTCCAACCCCTAGCCCAGTTGACCTACTGGGCCCTATCGGCGGCCCAACTTGCTACCCTGGCGGAGCATGAACCGAAGTTACCTAATTTACTTTCGGTGACAAATGCCGATGCGGCTCTGTTGTGTCAGTTAGATACGGCAGCGATGCCAGCCCTAGTTCGCCAAGTCTTCGATCGCCACAATCGCGATTTCAAAACTGGCTTTTTTGATTGGTTCCGCCAAGGACTTCAGCAATGGGGCAGTCAAACCCATCTGTTACGGGCCTACGTTTTTGAGCCTCAACGGAAGGCAGCCATTGGTTACTATGCCCTGCGCTACTGTCAAGATGGCTCCCACCCCCACTGGGCAGAATTAACGGTACATCCGGCCTATACCTGGCTGTATCCTGAGCTATTGGCCCAATTAGCGGGATTGGTGCGATCGCTACCAGCTAATGGACTCCATTTAGCCTCCACGGATTATCAACCGGAACGGGAAGCCTACCTGGAAGAAATCGGCGCGGAGCGCATGGGCCATAGCTTGATGATGTCTCGGTCAGTTTGGCATAAAGTCCGAGAAGTGCGATCGCCCCTGCCGGAAGGCCTCACCCTTTCAGAAGTCCTACAGGGCTTTCAACCCAGCCATCGCCCCCAACCCGGCCGCATCGGCCACCCCCCACCCCATCGCTTTGACTCCCATCATCAGCAATCCCAGAAACCGGAATGA
- a CDS encoding GNAT family N-acetyltransferase yields the protein MGSYRIETMSRQQLDLVVDWAREEGWEPGRQDGDCFYAMDPQGFFIGLFNNEPIATISAVTYGDAFGFIGFYIVKPGYRGQGYGLKIWNAALEYLGDRSIGLDGVVAQQSNYQKSGFVLAHNNMRYQGVSRPVPSIHENIIDLAQYPLKDILIYDQRFFPGDRHVFLQCWLTQRGHHALGYQDNHQLLGYGVIRPSHSGYRIGPLFCDRPDIAEAIFLALMSRIPAGSTIFLDIPTLNPMGIELGKNYSMTPIFATARMYKGAIPDLPLSHIYGITTFELG from the coding sequence ATGGGTTCCTATCGCATCGAAACAATGAGCCGCCAACAGCTAGACCTGGTGGTGGATTGGGCTAGGGAGGAAGGCTGGGAACCGGGGCGACAGGATGGGGATTGTTTTTATGCCATGGATCCCCAGGGATTTTTCATCGGTTTGTTCAACAATGAACCCATTGCCACCATTTCCGCCGTAACCTATGGGGATGCCTTTGGTTTTATTGGTTTTTATATCGTCAAACCCGGCTATCGCGGCCAGGGCTATGGTCTGAAAATTTGGAATGCGGCCCTTGAATATCTGGGAGATCGCTCTATTGGCCTAGATGGTGTGGTGGCTCAGCAGTCAAACTATCAAAAATCTGGCTTTGTCCTAGCCCATAACAATATGCGGTATCAGGGGGTGAGCCGCCCTGTGCCATCTATTCATGAAAATATTATCGATTTAGCCCAATATCCCTTAAAAGACATCTTGATATATGATCAACGATTTTTCCCTGGCGATCGCCACGTTTTTTTACAATGCTGGCTCACCCAAAGGGGACATCATGCCCTCGGCTACCAGGACAATCATCAACTGCTAGGCTATGGAGTGATTCGCCCTTCCCATTCTGGCTACCGTATTGGCCCCCTCTTTTGCGATCGCCCCGATATTGCCGAGGCCATCTTCTTGGCCCTAATGTCCCGAATTCCCGCCGGCTCAACCATCTTTTTAGATATTCCCACCCTTAACCCCATGGGCATTGAATTAGGGAAGAACTATTCTATGACACCTATCTTTGCAACGGCCCGTATGTATAAAGGAGCAATTCCCGATTTACCCCTATCTCACATCTATGGGATCACCACCTTTGAACTAGGATAA
- a CDS encoding RNA methyltransferase has translation MADSRLSAVRIVLVEPLGPINVGGVARVMKNMGLSHLVLVDPRCDPQGEEARRWAVHGQDILGQGQVVATLPQALEGCERILATVGRGVADVALPQYSPRQGLPQLITGRATALIFGREDRGLTNQELGYAHGLVAIPAHEDYPSLNLAQAVGVCCYELRQCLGQSTSTVEASTGVTFEALEGFYDHLENLLLAVGFLYPHTAPSRMAKVRSLLARAEMSPAELALLRGMVHQIEWALRSQSS, from the coding sequence ATGGCTGATTCCCGTTTGTCCGCTGTGCGGATCGTTTTGGTGGAACCCCTGGGCCCAATCAATGTGGGCGGTGTGGCCCGGGTGATGAAAAATATGGGGTTATCACACTTGGTTTTAGTTGATCCCCGTTGTGATCCCCAGGGGGAGGAGGCGCGACGGTGGGCTGTCCATGGCCAGGATATTTTAGGGCAGGGCCAGGTGGTGGCCACCTTACCCCAGGCCCTTGAAGGGTGTGAGCGGATTTTGGCCACGGTGGGGCGTGGAGTGGCCGATGTCGCATTACCCCAATATTCCCCCCGCCAGGGGTTGCCCCAATTAATCACGGGAAGGGCAACGGCGTTAATTTTTGGGCGGGAAGATCGGGGGCTAACCAATCAAGAGTTAGGCTATGCCCACGGTCTGGTGGCTATTCCGGCCCATGAGGATTACCCATCTTTGAATCTAGCCCAAGCTGTGGGCGTATGTTGCTATGAATTGCGGCAATGTCTGGGCCAATCCACCTCGACGGTAGAAGCGTCTACGGGCGTGACTTTTGAGGCCTTGGAGGGCTTTTATGACCATTTGGAAAATCTACTTTTGGCGGTGGGTTTTTTATATCCCCATACAGCCCCAAGTCGGATGGCAAAGGTGCGATCGCTCCTGGCCCGGGCCGAAATGAGTCCGGCGGAGTTAGCCCTATTACGGGGAATGGTGCATCAAATTGAATGGGCATTAAGGTCACAATCTAGTTAA
- the pipX gene encoding transcriptional coactivator PipX: MATETYLNHPTFGLLFSVCAIEEHRDLFTTLYAQRLFFLVTTGVNGVEFEPVSRTDARMLIETRMRFLRRMGKMVDYQNLQAMYKQTFF; the protein is encoded by the coding sequence ATGGCTACGGAAACCTATCTTAATCACCCTACATTTGGCCTATTGTTTAGTGTTTGCGCCATTGAAGAGCATCGTGATTTATTTACGACCCTCTATGCCCAGCGTTTATTTTTCCTGGTGACTACGGGGGTCAATGGAGTTGAATTTGAACCTGTGAGTCGTACCGATGCCCGGATGTTAATTGAAACGCGGATGCGATTTTTGCGGCGAATGGGCAAAATGGTGGACTACCAGAATCTGCAAGCCATGTACAAGCAGACGTTTTTTTAG
- a CDS encoding DUF1838 domain-containing protein, which translates to MTSEAALPLGESRQEMLPARDWVRVRADLSSKTTYIVWQGAIYSFEPGQPRQHLFNIVGMSAARCLAQAEDTWDFMSRELTFYLDPATNAILHQWLNPWLGESVPVVHVANDPVQGCFRRPLPAQVSSTTTTFRFDLFPSYANPLADDPRFADYSPQPLYQAVELFKLAIATADLEDPTPSAIAQVSLAWSRIGPWLPWMKMGARPGQLIYSATGQKVLKINDLPQLLQEQIRDRLPQYQEAPSQLNDGEDMTSWLYFRQHFEAYLRGDIFPIGETQSS; encoded by the coding sequence ATGACTTCAGAGGCAGCATTACCTCTAGGAGAATCCCGGCAGGAAATGTTACCGGCCCGAGATTGGGTACGGGTACGGGCAGATCTAAGCAGCAAAACCACCTACATTGTCTGGCAGGGAGCCATTTATAGCTTTGAACCGGGTCAACCCCGCCAGCACCTTTTTAATATTGTTGGCATGAGTGCGGCACGCTGCCTAGCCCAAGCAGAAGACACCTGGGATTTTATGTCGCGGGAGCTTACCTTTTATCTGGATCCAGCCACCAACGCCATTTTGCACCAATGGCTGAATCCCTGGTTAGGAGAATCAGTGCCCGTTGTCCATGTGGCCAATGATCCCGTCCAAGGATGCTTCCGCCGTCCCCTACCGGCCCAAGTGAGTTCAACTACCACCACCTTCCGTTTTGACCTGTTTCCGTCCTATGCGAATCCCTTGGCAGATGATCCTCGCTTTGCCGACTATAGCCCTCAACCCCTCTACCAAGCCGTTGAACTCTTTAAGCTGGCGATCGCCACCGCAGATTTAGAGGATCCAACCCCCTCGGCGATCGCCCAAGTCTCCCTAGCCTGGAGCCGCATTGGCCCTTGGCTCCCCTGGATGAAAATGGGGGCGCGGCCCGGTCAACTCATCTATAGTGCTACGGGTCAAAAAGTCTTAAAGATTAACGATTTACCCCAACTTCTCCAAGAGCAAATTCGCGATCGCCTGCCCCAGTATCAAGAAGCACCCAGCCAATTAAATGACGGCGAAGACATGACCTCTTGGCTTTATTTTCGTCAGCATTTTGAAGCCTATCTCCGGGGGGATATTTTTCCCATTGGCGAGACTCAATCCTCCTAG
- a CDS encoding serine hydrolase, whose protein sequence is MGVRYRSMVQQSLLPQAYKSRPKALQPKKRIVLPPLPKEETTVSAVSGPRPNLILVALRVIIATVALAAIAGTVISALHPEESQNEGEPESIQPVSSLEAPLEPELPPEQPLADVQNQVQQLITARPTLEAGLYFFNLDSGAAVDVKGDQIFPAASTIKIPVLVAFFQAIDSGQIDLNEALVMRPDLIAPEAGTMQYQKPGTKFPALEVADLMITISDNTATNMLIDRLGGADVLNQKFIEWGLTDTAIHNLLPDMKGTNTTSPKDLATLMLKISQGDLVTPRSRDRLLDIMRRTVTNTLLPQGIGEGATIAHKTGDIGIVVGDAGMVDMANGQRYVAAMMVKRPYNDPQGSELIRQVSRLTYQAFEKGSQ, encoded by the coding sequence ATGGGTGTCCGGTATCGTTCTATGGTGCAGCAAAGTCTCCTTCCCCAAGCATACAAATCGCGTCCAAAGGCGTTACAACCAAAAAAGCGCATTGTTTTGCCCCCCTTACCTAAGGAAGAGACCACAGTTTCAGCGGTGTCAGGGCCCCGTCCCAATCTGATTCTGGTAGCCTTGAGGGTGATCATTGCCACGGTTGCCTTGGCGGCGATCGCCGGTACAGTGATTTCAGCCCTCCATCCCGAAGAGAGCCAGAACGAAGGGGAGCCAGAATCCATCCAGCCGGTCAGTTCCTTGGAGGCCCCCTTAGAGCCAGAACTGCCACCGGAACAACCCCTAGCCGATGTCCAAAATCAAGTTCAGCAACTGATCACCGCCCGCCCTACCCTAGAAGCGGGCCTGTATTTTTTTAACTTAGATAGTGGTGCTGCCGTAGACGTGAAGGGAGATCAGATCTTTCCTGCGGCCTCAACGATTAAAATTCCGGTTCTTGTGGCCTTTTTCCAGGCGATCGATAGTGGCCAAATTGACCTGAATGAAGCCTTAGTGATGCGTCCAGATTTGATTGCCCCAGAAGCGGGAACCATGCAGTATCAAAAACCGGGCACAAAATTCCCAGCCCTAGAAGTTGCAGATTTGATGATTACGATTAGTGATAACACCGCCACCAATATGCTGATCGATCGCTTGGGGGGTGCGGATGTTCTCAATCAAAAATTTATAGAGTGGGGTTTAACGGATACAGCCATTCATAACCTACTGCCGGATATGAAGGGAACCAATACCACTAGCCCAAAAGACCTGGCCACCCTCATGCTCAAGATTTCCCAGGGAGATTTAGTAACTCCCCGTAGCCGCGATCGCCTGTTGGATATTATGCGCCGCACCGTAACCAACACCCTTCTACCCCAAGGCATTGGCGAGGGAGCAACGATTGCCCATAAAACAGGGGATATTGGCATCGTGGTCGGGGATGCGGGAATGGTGGATATGGCCAATGGTCAACGCTATGTTGCGGCGATGATGGTGAAGCGGCCCTACAACGATCCCCAGGGAAGTGAACTGATTCGACAGGTATCCCGGCTCACCTATCAGGCCTTTGAAAAAGGCTCTCAGTAA
- a CDS encoding anti-sigma factor family protein: MDDLDVLKRDRFELLSAYLDGEVTPVERQQVETWLATDSESQRLYRRLLTLQSGFQDMPAIAPSLSADRLASQVICKAQQRRPRLLLVWGGLGAAIAAAAVGVITNVLPGNAPMPQLAVTTSASLEPNPNAIEPTLPENLQGLGLMLSLDRPPIEIPDVILVDDSVTSVEHSTENE; encoded by the coding sequence ATGGATGATTTAGATGTTCTAAAACGGGATCGATTTGAACTCTTGAGCGCCTACCTAGATGGGGAAGTAACTCCGGTCGAACGGCAACAGGTGGAAACCTGGCTAGCCACGGACTCGGAAAGCCAACGCCTCTACCGACGCTTACTCACTCTTCAGTCTGGGTTCCAGGATATGCCTGCGATCGCCCCTAGTCTTTCAGCGGATCGCCTGGCCAGTCAAGTTATTTGCAAAGCCCAGCAACGCCGTCCTCGTTTACTTTTAGTTTGGGGGGGGCTAGGTGCGGCCATTGCTGCCGCTGCGGTGGGCGTCATTACCAATGTCTTGCCGGGAAATGCACCCATGCCCCAATTGGCTGTCACCACGTCCGCCAGCTTGGAGCCGAATCCCAACGCCATAGAGCCAACCTTGCCGGAAAATCTCCAGGGGCTAGGTTTAATGCTGAGTCTGGATCGTCCCCCCATTGAAATTCCTGATGTGATTCTAGTGGACGACTCTGTCACTTCAGTAGAACACTCAACCGAGAATGAGTAG
- a CDS encoding metal ABC transporter solute-binding protein, Zn/Mn family: MDGKLNVVASYSVLCSMVEQIAATAIHLTCLINYDRDPHTYDATPADRRALERADVIFYGGMDFEPSIIQMVAATQSAAPKIPIHEQAVTDFLVDEVGNPDPHIWHNAAHGIEMVGLIQATLSQQDPENAPQYQANAEALIQELNQIHTWMPAQIATIPDEQRRLVTTHDAFGYYAQAYGLTIEGTLLGFSTEQEPTAAQVRTLIQAIRDTGVPTVFTELTTNDRVLQNVAKEAGVKVSDQVLIADGIGPARTPAGSYQGMLIQNTCVIAEGLGGNCTPF; encoded by the coding sequence ATGGACGGCAAGCTTAATGTGGTGGCCTCTTACAGCGTTTTGTGTAGCATGGTGGAACAAATTGCCGCAACGGCGATCCATCTCACCTGTTTAATCAACTACGATCGCGACCCCCATACTTATGATGCAACTCCTGCTGATCGCCGTGCCCTAGAACGGGCTGATGTTATCTTTTATGGTGGCATGGACTTTGAACCCTCCATTATTCAGATGGTGGCTGCAACCCAATCCGCCGCACCTAAAATTCCGATTCACGAGCAGGCAGTCACTGATTTTTTGGTTGATGAGGTCGGCAATCCCGATCCCCATATTTGGCATAATGCCGCCCATGGCATTGAAATGGTGGGGTTAATCCAAGCAACCCTGTCCCAACAGGATCCAGAGAATGCGCCCCAGTACCAGGCTAATGCAGAGGCATTGATCCAAGAGTTAAACCAGATACACACCTGGATGCCGGCCCAAATTGCCACCATCCCCGATGAACAGCGGCGATTAGTTACCACCCATGATGCCTTTGGCTACTATGCCCAGGCCTATGGCTTAACCATTGAAGGAACTCTCTTAGGGTTTTCCACGGAACAGGAACCAACGGCGGCCCAAGTTCGCACCCTGATTCAGGCTATTCGAGATACGGGTGTACCCACGGTCTTTACAGAGTTAACGACCAATGATCGGGTTCTCCAAAATGTTGCCAAGGAAGCGGGGGTAAAGGTTTCCGATCAGGTCTTAATTGCCGATGGCATTGGCCCAGCAAGAACCCCGGCCGGTAGCTATCAAGGCATGTTAATTCAAAATACCTGTGTCATTGCCGAGGGCTTAGGGGGAAACTGCACTCCCTTTTGA